One window of the Amycolatopsis mediterranei genome contains the following:
- a CDS encoding aspartate aminotransferase family protein, with protein sequence MTVQKAPSQLLAAKLQIPPIPYSHAAGSWVYASDGTRYLDGASGIVNVNIGHAHPTVVAALRDQVGICTYASPGTFAPDLMEQLAAAAARAVHRPDDRVMFTPTGTHATESAIALARLVQRARGEEGRHKILTSTLGYHGNSAFVLALSGHRSRRPHEDDSFGLAPAFNPPYPGQHLGCPFDACRVECVRAVRDAIVAAGPESVAAVLMEPVNGTTGGGYVPPAGYLRALREVCDEFGVLVIHDEVLTGLGRCGLPLASHHTPGSAADIVTLSKGLGAGYVPLAATMLSPDLAEDIMTSGKWLPLMGTMSATPLQGRAGLAVLSVLEELGALDRDEVRGAALGRLVADAVRGRQVVTDVRGLGYFYGIELAPGTLGDVMRITRSRGLLLYPYVGFRPDRTGEGLLVAPPLNATDGDLGFLGETLGAALDQLN encoded by the coding sequence ATGACCGTGCAGAAAGCGCCGTCCCAGCTGCTGGCGGCCAAGCTGCAGATCCCCCCGATCCCCTACAGCCACGCCGCCGGGTCCTGGGTGTACGCCTCCGACGGCACGCGCTACCTCGACGGCGCCAGCGGGATCGTCAACGTGAACATCGGCCACGCCCACCCCACGGTGGTCGCGGCCCTGCGGGACCAGGTCGGGATCTGCACCTACGCCAGCCCCGGCACGTTCGCGCCCGACCTGATGGAGCAGCTGGCCGCGGCCGCCGCCCGGGCGGTGCACCGCCCGGACGACCGGGTGATGTTCACCCCCACCGGCACGCACGCAACGGAATCCGCCATCGCGCTGGCCCGGCTGGTGCAGCGGGCCCGCGGCGAAGAGGGCAGGCACAAGATCCTGACCTCGACGCTGGGCTACCACGGCAACAGCGCGTTCGTGCTCGCCCTGTCGGGCCACCGGTCCCGGCGGCCGCACGAGGACGACAGCTTCGGCCTCGCTCCGGCGTTCAACCCGCCCTACCCCGGCCAGCACCTCGGCTGCCCGTTCGACGCCTGCCGGGTCGAGTGCGTGCGCGCGGTGCGCGACGCGATCGTCGCGGCCGGCCCGGAGAGCGTCGCCGCGGTGCTGATGGAGCCGGTCAACGGCACGACCGGCGGCGGGTACGTCCCGCCGGCGGGCTACCTGCGGGCGCTGCGCGAGGTCTGCGACGAGTTCGGCGTCCTCGTCATCCACGACGAGGTCCTCACCGGGCTGGGCCGCTGCGGGCTCCCGCTGGCCTCGCACCACACGCCGGGCTCGGCGGCGGACATCGTCACGCTGTCGAAGGGCCTCGGCGCGGGGTACGTCCCGCTGGCGGCCACGATGCTCTCGCCGGACCTGGCCGAGGACATCATGACCAGCGGCAAGTGGCTGCCGCTGATGGGCACGATGTCGGCGACCCCGCTGCAGGGCCGGGCCGGGCTGGCGGTGCTTTCGGTGCTGGAGGAGCTCGGCGCCCTCGACCGCGACGAAGTCCGCGGCGCGGCCCTCGGCCGGCTCGTGGCCGACGCCGTGCGCGGCCGGCAGGTGGTGACGGACGTCCGCGGGCTCGGGTACTTCTACGGCATCGAGCTGGCTCCCGGCACGCTCGGCGACGTCATGCGGATCACCCGGAGCCGGGGCCTGCTGCTGTACCCGTACGTCGGCTTCCGCCCCGACCGCACGGGCGAGGGCCTGCTGGTGGCCCCGCCGCTCAACGCGACCGACGGCGATCTCGGCTTCCTCGGCGAGACGCTGGGCGCGGCACTGGACCAGCTGAACTGA
- a CDS encoding Gfo/Idh/MocA family protein — protein sequence MAPLRIGIMGCASIAVRKVLPAMAASPRTEITAIASRNPGKAAEIAHAYGCRAVEGYSALLDLDEVEAVYIPLPNAAHAGWIELALTAGKHVLAEKPLTTSVSRTCELIAAAGAAGLVLMENVMFLHHSQHTAVRDLLAGGAIGELRAFHAAFAVPARPAGDIRHRAELGGGALLDTGVYPVRAAMSFLGSEVDVVSAVLTRRHGRPVDSAGQALLCTADGVSASATFGIDHAYRSGYELWGSEGRIVLDHAFTPPADHLPVVRLERRSGVDEIPLPPDDQVANTLTAFAAAVRSGRLPDNDDVARQAVLVDDIRTKARLYVDHAPEPVG from the coding sequence GTGGCCCCACTGCGCATCGGGATCATGGGCTGCGCGAGCATCGCCGTCCGGAAGGTGCTTCCCGCCATGGCCGCCTCGCCCCGCACGGAAATCACGGCGATCGCCAGCCGGAACCCCGGCAAGGCCGCGGAAATCGCGCACGCCTACGGGTGCCGCGCGGTCGAGGGCTATTCGGCGCTGCTGGACCTCGACGAGGTCGAGGCCGTCTACATCCCCCTGCCGAACGCCGCGCACGCGGGCTGGATCGAGCTGGCGCTGACCGCCGGCAAGCACGTGCTGGCCGAGAAACCGTTGACCACCAGCGTTTCCCGAACCTGTGAGCTGATCGCCGCGGCCGGTGCGGCCGGGCTCGTGCTGATGGAGAACGTCATGTTCCTCCACCACAGCCAGCACACGGCGGTCCGGGACCTGCTGGCCGGCGGCGCGATCGGCGAGCTGCGGGCGTTCCACGCCGCCTTCGCCGTGCCGGCCCGCCCAGCCGGCGACATCCGCCACCGCGCCGAGCTCGGCGGCGGTGCGCTGCTGGACACCGGCGTCTACCCGGTGCGCGCGGCGATGTCCTTCCTGGGCAGCGAAGTCGACGTCGTTTCGGCGGTGCTCACCCGGCGCCACGGCCGGCCCGTCGACTCCGCCGGGCAGGCGCTGCTGTGCACCGCCGACGGGGTGAGCGCGTCCGCGACCTTCGGGATCGACCACGCCTACCGCTCCGGATACGAACTTTGGGGCAGCGAAGGGCGGATCGTCCTCGACCACGCCTTCACCCCGCCCGCCGACCACCTCCCCGTGGTCCGCCTCGAACGGCGTTCGGGCGTCGACGAAATCCCGCTGCCGCCCGACGACCAGGTGGCGAACACGCTCACCGCCTTCGCCGCGGCCGTCCGTTCGGGACGGCTGCCCGACAACGACGACGTGGCCCGCCAAGCCGTGCTCGTCGACGACATCCGCACCAAGGCGAGGCTTTACGTCGATCACGCCCCCGAGCCGGTGGGCTGA
- a CDS encoding TIGR03621 family F420-dependent LLM class oxidoreductase produces MATGRKPFRFGVDLITPAPRQAWVESCRKAEDLGYDVIGVGDHLGMPAPFPALVLAAENTERVRLTTFVLNAGFHNPVLLAREVTGTDQLTGGRFELGLGAGYVEAEFEAAGIPFPTARQRLEHLERTIEQLKKSYADPAHQPRPAQPSGPPLLLGGRGNGLLTLAAAHADTIAFIGATASHKMLLADAAELADRVGFAKAALGPRAAEVELNVFAHYIDVTADRRAGLEALHRRMPERTVDQLAELPTVLVGTAAQIAEQLETHRERYGFSYFTVLEHNLEALAPVIDLLHGK; encoded by the coding sequence ATGGCCACTGGGAGGAAGCCGTTCCGGTTCGGGGTCGACCTCATCACACCCGCACCGCGGCAGGCTTGGGTCGAAAGCTGCCGCAAGGCCGAGGATCTCGGCTACGACGTCATCGGGGTGGGTGACCACCTGGGCATGCCGGCGCCGTTTCCGGCGCTGGTGCTGGCCGCGGAGAACACCGAACGCGTCCGGCTCACGACGTTCGTGCTGAACGCCGGTTTCCACAATCCCGTGCTGCTCGCGCGGGAAGTCACCGGCACCGACCAGCTCACCGGCGGCCGGTTCGAACTCGGCCTCGGTGCGGGATACGTCGAAGCGGAATTCGAGGCCGCCGGAATTCCCTTTCCGACAGCCCGGCAACGGCTCGAGCACCTGGAACGGACGATCGAGCAGCTCAAGAAGAGCTACGCCGATCCGGCGCACCAGCCGCGGCCGGCGCAGCCGTCCGGCCCGCCGCTGCTGCTGGGCGGGCGCGGGAACGGCCTGCTCACCCTGGCCGCCGCGCACGCGGACACCATCGCGTTCATCGGCGCCACCGCTTCGCACAAGATGCTGCTGGCCGACGCCGCCGAGCTCGCCGACCGGGTCGGGTTCGCCAAGGCCGCGCTCGGCCCGCGGGCGGCCGAGGTCGAACTGAACGTCTTCGCCCACTACATCGACGTCACCGCCGATCGCCGGGCCGGCCTGGAAGCATTACACCGGCGGATGCCCGAGCGCACGGTCGACCAGCTCGCCGAACTGCCGACCGTGCTCGTCGGCACCGCCGCGCAGATCGCCGAACAGCTCGAAACCCACCGGGAGCGCTACGGGTTCAGCTACTTCACCGTGCTCGAGCACAACCTCGAAGCGCTTGCCCCGGTCATCGATCTCCTGCACGGGAAGTAG
- a CDS encoding LLM class flavin-dependent oxidoreductase produces the protein MANRPMKFSTFHLFHQFAGMSAPEVYGYHVELVELLEELGFDGVWLAEHHFHDFGTVPNTLTMLAHLAARTERLRLGTGIVVLPLRDPIHVAEEAAMVDLLSGGRLELGLGRGYQSIEFENFGLDLAESRDRFDECLDVLLGLFTTDDFEYRGRFQQTTHPLTLWPKPVQRPHPPLHVAAISPETVRKYAARGLPILADPAAPFARIAEAAETWHKTAAAHGVDAGDAELVASRVVYVAESDERAREEQARFEAAFDRTRVFLAGNAPIDLKTGGAARSYEYHLERLKDLSAEKDFAWNQLEVIGDPERVIGQIRSIQDMGYGNLLCDFGSTRQMPLEEMKKLLKFFAAEVMPAFR, from the coding sequence GTGGCGAACCGCCCGATGAAGTTCTCCACCTTCCACCTCTTCCACCAGTTCGCCGGGATGAGCGCGCCGGAGGTCTACGGCTACCACGTCGAGCTCGTCGAGCTGCTGGAGGAGCTCGGCTTCGACGGCGTGTGGCTGGCCGAGCACCACTTCCACGACTTCGGCACCGTGCCGAACACGCTCACCATGCTCGCCCACCTGGCGGCCCGCACCGAACGGCTGCGGCTCGGCACCGGGATCGTGGTGCTGCCGCTGCGCGACCCGATCCACGTGGCCGAGGAGGCCGCGATGGTGGACCTGCTCTCCGGCGGCCGGCTCGAGCTGGGCCTCGGCCGCGGCTACCAGAGCATCGAGTTCGAGAACTTCGGGCTCGACCTCGCCGAATCCCGCGACCGGTTCGACGAGTGCCTCGACGTGCTGCTCGGCCTCTTCACCACGGACGATTTCGAGTACCGGGGCCGGTTCCAGCAGACCACCCACCCGCTGACGCTGTGGCCCAAGCCGGTGCAGCGGCCGCACCCGCCGCTGCACGTCGCCGCCATCAGCCCCGAGACCGTGCGGAAGTACGCCGCCCGCGGCCTGCCGATCCTGGCCGACCCGGCTGCTCCTTTCGCGCGGATCGCCGAGGCCGCGGAGACCTGGCACAAGACCGCCGCCGCCCACGGCGTCGACGCGGGGGATGCCGAACTCGTCGCCAGCCGCGTGGTGTACGTCGCCGAGTCCGACGAGCGGGCCCGCGAAGAGCAGGCCCGGTTCGAGGCGGCGTTCGACCGGACCCGGGTCTTCCTGGCGGGCAACGCGCCGATCGACCTGAAGACCGGCGGGGCCGCGAGGAGCTACGAGTACCACCTGGAACGGCTCAAGGACCTCTCGGCCGAGAAGGACTTCGCCTGGAACCAGCTGGAAGTCATCGGCGACCCCGAGCGCGTCATCGGGCAGATCCGGTCCATTCAGGACATGGGCTACGGCAACCTCCTGTGCGACTTCGGCTCGACGCGGCAGATGCCGCTCGAGGAGATGAAGAAGCTGCTGAAGTTCTTCGCCGCCGAGGTCATGCCCGCGTTCCGCTGA
- a CDS encoding NDP-hexose 2,3-dehydratase family protein: MVHSAIHEDTARDGRSDAVADDAVMSMADFHSWFNARARANRFQVDRIPFLELSGWDFEPDTGNLVHASGRFFSVEGLRVRTDRPWVSEWAQPIIVQPEIGVLGILVKRFDGVPHCLMQAKMEPGNINGLQISPTVQATRSNYMKVHGGAATKYMEYFRPGSRGRVLFDGLQSEQGSWFLHKRNRNIVVETDDDVPLDEDFCWLTLDQIRRLLRLDHMVNMDSRTVLACVPPALARPDDRTTGDGSFVEAVHRSLSGRGRAVHDPGHILSWLTEVRARQELVQRRVPLKEIVEDGWRLGHDVIDHRDGKYFDVVAVAVEASNREVTAWTQPLVAPRQSGLLALLVKRIGGTLHALVQARSDAGTLNIAELTATVHCQPGNYADAPAEYRPPYLDYALAAATGRVRLDVVHSEEGGRFYHAQNRYLVIEVEDDFAAEPDDRFLWTTLNQLMSLLSHSNYLTVELRSLMAGMRSF; this comes from the coding sequence GTGGTCCACAGCGCGATACACGAGGACACGGCACGGGACGGACGCTCCGACGCCGTGGCCGACGACGCGGTCATGTCCATGGCGGACTTCCACTCCTGGTTCAACGCGCGAGCACGCGCGAACCGCTTCCAGGTGGACCGGATTCCGTTCCTGGAGCTGTCCGGCTGGGACTTCGAGCCGGACACGGGCAACCTGGTGCACGCCAGCGGCCGGTTCTTCTCGGTCGAGGGCCTGCGCGTCCGGACCGACCGGCCCTGGGTGAGCGAGTGGGCCCAGCCGATCATCGTGCAGCCGGAGATCGGCGTGCTCGGCATCCTCGTCAAGCGGTTCGACGGGGTCCCGCACTGCCTGATGCAGGCGAAGATGGAGCCGGGCAACATCAACGGCCTGCAGATCTCGCCGACCGTGCAGGCCACGCGCAGCAACTACATGAAGGTCCACGGCGGCGCGGCCACCAAGTACATGGAGTACTTCCGGCCCGGCTCCCGCGGCCGCGTGCTGTTCGACGGGCTGCAGTCCGAGCAGGGGTCGTGGTTCCTGCACAAGCGCAACCGCAACATCGTCGTCGAGACCGACGACGACGTCCCGCTGGACGAGGACTTCTGCTGGCTGACGCTCGACCAGATCCGGCGCCTGCTGCGGCTGGACCACATGGTGAACATGGACTCCCGGACGGTTCTCGCGTGCGTCCCGCCCGCCTTGGCGCGGCCCGACGACCGGACGACCGGCGACGGCTCGTTCGTCGAAGCGGTCCACCGTTCGCTCTCGGGCCGCGGCCGGGCCGTGCACGACCCGGGCCACATCCTCAGCTGGCTCACCGAGGTGCGCGCCCGCCAGGAGCTGGTGCAGCGCCGGGTGCCGCTCAAGGAGATCGTCGAAGACGGCTGGCGGCTCGGTCACGACGTCATCGACCACCGCGACGGCAAGTACTTCGACGTCGTCGCGGTGGCCGTGGAAGCCAGCAACCGCGAGGTCACCGCGTGGACCCAGCCGCTGGTGGCGCCCCGGCAGTCCGGCCTGCTCGCGTTGCTGGTCAAGCGGATCGGCGGCACGCTGCACGCTCTGGTGCAGGCCCGCAGTGACGCGGGCACGCTCAACATCGCCGAGCTCACCGCGACGGTGCACTGCCAGCCCGGCAACTACGCCGACGCGCCGGCGGAGTACCGCCCGCCCTACCTCGACTACGCGCTGGCCGCCGCCACCGGACGCGTCCGGCTGGACGTGGTGCATTCCGAGGAAGGCGGCCGGTTCTACCACGCGCAGAACCGCTACCTGGTGATCGAGGTCGAGGACGACTTCGCCGCCGAGCCGGACGACCGGTTCCTCTGGACCACGCTGAACCAGCTGATGTCGCTGCTGTCGCACAGCAACTACCTGACGGTGGAACTGCGGAGCCTGATGGCGGGCATGCGCAGCTTCTGA
- a CDS encoding bifunctional 3-(3-hydroxy-phenyl)propionate/3-hydroxycinnamic acid hydroxylase, whose product MTDTDVVIVGNGPIGATLSVLLAQRGWRVTVLERRPRPYKLPRATSFDGETARLLAATGIGPDLGRITAPANGYQWQTADGQTLLDIAFTTDGPYGWPDANTMHQPALEELLAARAADLPGITVLRGHEVVAITDGDSFVQVTATGEDDVPRTISGRWVVGCDGANSFVREHLDVPVTDLGFSYEWLLCDVRLNEPREFVPTNVQICDPARPTTLVGSGPGRRRWEFMRLPGENAAELNKDETAWRLMAPFGVTPETATLLRSTTYIFQARWADRWRVGHVLLAGDAAHLMPPFAGQGMCSGIRDVTNLAWKLDLTLRGLAPESLLDSYGDERREQAREAILASVQLGRVICVTDPAAAAERDSTVLANRRGKPAGRPEPAKPLTGGLRHESPGAGVVVPQGRVQVGDATGLFDDVIGRGFVLLTTEETHSDFLTELGAHVVRLDEGVDVDDVYRPFLARFGAASVLVRPDYHVFGTAGPGGLEALVGALRDRLRAAVPTG is encoded by the coding sequence TTGACGGACACGGACGTCGTCATCGTCGGAAACGGCCCGATCGGCGCCACGCTGTCGGTGCTGCTCGCGCAACGCGGTTGGCGGGTGACGGTGCTCGAACGCCGGCCCCGGCCGTACAAGCTGCCGCGGGCGACCAGCTTCGACGGCGAGACGGCCCGGCTGCTGGCCGCCACCGGCATCGGCCCGGACCTCGGCCGGATCACCGCGCCGGCCAACGGCTACCAGTGGCAGACCGCCGACGGGCAGACGCTGCTCGACATCGCCTTCACCACCGACGGCCCGTACGGCTGGCCGGACGCCAACACCATGCACCAGCCCGCGCTCGAGGAGCTCCTCGCGGCCCGGGCGGCGGACCTGCCCGGGATCACCGTGCTGCGCGGGCACGAAGTCGTGGCCATCACCGACGGCGACTCGTTCGTCCAGGTGACCGCCACCGGCGAAGACGACGTTCCGCGGACGATCTCGGGCCGGTGGGTGGTCGGCTGCGACGGTGCCAACAGCTTCGTGCGCGAGCACCTCGACGTGCCGGTGACCGACCTCGGCTTCTCCTACGAGTGGCTACTCTGCGACGTCCGGCTGAACGAGCCGCGCGAGTTCGTGCCGACGAACGTGCAGATCTGCGACCCGGCCCGGCCCACCACGCTGGTGGGCAGCGGGCCCGGCCGCCGTCGCTGGGAGTTCATGCGCCTGCCGGGCGAAAACGCGGCGGAGCTCAACAAGGACGAGACGGCGTGGCGGCTGATGGCCCCCTTCGGCGTCACCCCCGAAACCGCCACCCTGCTGCGCAGCACCACCTACATCTTCCAGGCCCGCTGGGCCGACCGGTGGCGGGTGGGGCACGTCCTGCTCGCCGGCGACGCGGCGCACCTGATGCCGCCGTTCGCCGGGCAGGGCATGTGCTCCGGCATCCGCGACGTCACCAACCTGGCGTGGAAGCTCGACCTCACGCTCCGCGGCTTGGCTCCGGAGTCCCTTTTGGACAGCTACGGGGACGAGCGGCGCGAGCAGGCGCGCGAGGCCATCCTCGCGTCGGTCCAGCTGGGCCGGGTGATCTGCGTGACGGACCCGGCGGCCGCCGCCGAGCGGGACTCGACCGTGCTGGCCAACCGCCGCGGCAAGCCCGCGGGCCGGCCGGAACCGGCGAAGCCGCTCACCGGCGGGCTGCGCCACGAAAGCCCGGGCGCGGGCGTGGTGGTGCCGCAGGGCCGGGTGCAGGTCGGCGACGCCACCGGGCTCTTCGACGACGTCATCGGCCGGGGTTTCGTCCTGCTGACCACCGAGGAGACCCACTCGGACTTCCTCACCGAACTCGGAGCCCACGTCGTCCGGCTCGACGAGGGGGTGGACGTCGACGACGTCTACCGGCCGTTCCTGGCCCGGTTCGGGGCGGCTTCGGTGCTCGTGCGGCCGGACTACCACGTCTTCGGCACGGCCGGGCCGGGCGGGCTCGAAGCCCTGGTCGGCGCCCTGCGCGACCGGCTGCGCGCCGCGGTGCCCACCGGCTAG
- a CDS encoding phthiocerol/phthiodiolone dimycocerosyl transferase family protein: MTRAAVRRALAPSESIHAVKEAYIGYTVRAEGRLDPEALTTAFEAVTRAYPQLSACVEFTGEGAVLAESDARPEIRFADGDPGRPLEGLDLDQSRSLSALNVVRDGDEASVCLAIQHSVADAHHATAILSALWSCYTDVIEGVPLDLGRHPYPRSLEDLLAERGIHASVPAAPSVPPAAPPPASRPDPVIRHVVQHRLTEAETTALAELGHREKVTINGLVSGAVLLAEAEIRDLPLTDLVYRYSVNLRSRLTPPVGATEGTNVLGGVGFKVTDGIAHDAVAIGRAIGEQLRAGLADGSVQRSILDMFARPAAAKPWDPKLALAVVSIMNWGVAPPMRTPDGLRLTNLHSASRMRETLALGGYVMSSFGGRVGLDVGWPEGDPSLPQRLDCLRERLARLTRDL; encoded by the coding sequence GTGACGCGAGCGGCTGTCCGGCGCGCGCTGGCGCCCAGCGAGAGCATCCACGCCGTGAAAGAGGCCTACATCGGGTACACCGTGCGTGCCGAGGGCCGGCTCGACCCCGAGGCGCTGACGACCGCGTTCGAAGCGGTCACTCGCGCCTACCCCCAGCTTTCGGCCTGCGTGGAGTTCACCGGCGAGGGCGCGGTGCTCGCCGAGTCCGACGCGCGGCCGGAGATCCGGTTCGCCGACGGCGATCCCGGCCGGCCACTCGAGGGATTGGACCTCGACCAGAGCCGTTCGCTGAGCGCGCTCAACGTCGTCCGCGACGGCGACGAAGCCAGTGTCTGCCTGGCGATCCAGCACAGTGTCGCCGACGCCCACCACGCCACCGCGATCCTCTCGGCGCTCTGGTCCTGCTACACCGACGTCATCGAGGGCGTGCCGCTCGACCTGGGCCGGCACCCGTACCCGCGGTCGCTGGAGGACCTGCTGGCCGAACGCGGCATCCACGCGAGCGTCCCGGCGGCGCCCTCGGTCCCACCGGCGGCACCGCCGCCCGCGTCCCGGCCGGACCCCGTCATCCGGCACGTCGTCCAGCACCGGCTGACCGAAGCCGAAACGACGGCGCTGGCGGAACTCGGCCACCGGGAGAAGGTGACGATCAACGGCCTGGTGTCGGGCGCGGTCCTGCTCGCCGAGGCCGAGATCCGTGACCTCCCGCTGACCGACCTCGTCTACCGGTACTCGGTGAACCTGCGCAGCAGGCTGACGCCCCCGGTCGGCGCGACCGAGGGCACGAACGTGCTGGGCGGGGTCGGGTTCAAGGTGACGGACGGGATCGCGCACGACGCCGTCGCGATCGGCCGGGCCATCGGCGAGCAGCTGCGGGCCGGCCTCGCCGACGGGTCCGTGCAGCGCAGCATCCTGGACATGTTCGCCCGGCCCGCCGCCGCGAAACCGTGGGACCCGAAGCTCGCCCTCGCCGTGGTCAGCATCATGAACTGGGGCGTCGCCCCGCCGATGCGCACGCCGGACGGCCTGCGGCTGACCAACCTGCACTCGGCGTCGCGGATGCGGGAAACCCTCGCGCTCGGCGGTTACGTGATGAGCAGCTTCGGCGGCCGGGTGGGCCTCGACGTGGGCTGGCCCGAGGGCGATCCTTCGCTGCCGCAGCGGCTGGACTGCCTGCGCGAACGGCTGGCCCGCCTGACTCGTGACCTGTGA
- a CDS encoding thioesterase II family protein produces MRRFERAPDARARLVCLPHAGGSASFFFPLAKALAPAVEVLAVQYPGRQDRRHEPPVDSIGGLTNRLLEVLRPFGDRPLALFGHSMGAIIGYELALRMPEAGLPAPVHLFASGRRAPSRYRDDDVRGASDERLVAELRKLGGSDAAMLADPELLAMVLPAIRSDYRAVETYRHEPGRRVDCPVTVFTGDHDPRVSVGEARAWEEHTTGPADLRVLPGGHFFLVDQAAPMIATMTEKLAGPALTGSTGGNS; encoded by the coding sequence TTGCGCCGTTTCGAACGGGCACCGGACGCGCGAGCCCGGCTCGTGTGCCTGCCCCACGCCGGCGGCTCGGCCAGCTTCTTCTTCCCGCTCGCCAAGGCCCTCGCTCCCGCGGTGGAGGTCCTGGCGGTCCAGTACCCGGGCCGCCAGGACCGGCGGCACGAGCCGCCCGTCGACAGCATCGGCGGGCTGACGAACCGGCTGCTGGAGGTGCTGCGCCCGTTCGGCGACCGGCCGCTGGCGTTGTTCGGGCACAGCATGGGCGCGATCATCGGCTACGAACTGGCGTTGCGGATGCCCGAAGCCGGGCTGCCCGCGCCGGTGCACCTGTTCGCGTCCGGGCGGCGGGCGCCCTCGCGCTACCGCGACGACGACGTGCGCGGCGCGTCGGACGAACGGCTCGTAGCCGAGCTGCGGAAGCTCGGCGGTTCCGACGCGGCCATGCTCGCCGACCCCGAACTGCTGGCCATGGTCCTGCCCGCGATCCGCAGCGACTACCGCGCGGTGGAGACCTACCGGCACGAGCCCGGACGGCGGGTGGACTGCCCCGTCACGGTGTTCACCGGCGACCACGATCCGCGCGTGTCGGTCGGCGAGGCCCGCGCCTGGGAAGAGCACACCACCGGGCCGGCCGACCTGCGGGTGCTGCCGGGCGGTCACTTCTTCCTGGTGGACCAGGCCGCCCCGATGATCGCGACGATGACGGAGAAGCTGGCCGGCCCCGCGCTGACCGGATCCACGGGAGGGAACTCGTGA
- a CDS encoding cytochrome P450 family protein, with protein sequence MAMTATAKPSAKPVDLFSPEVVADPFGWYARLREEPLPHTGTLNLGTMMGGPDMWLATRYEDVLTVLTDPRFLTNPPADSPLADIRDGVFKAMNFPEDLIPWMANKLNTADGEDHTRLRKLVSYALTARRVNALRPRVEKITEDLLDRMAEQGKDGSPVDIVEEFCFPLPVTVICELVGIDEPDRAAWHAWGNAMATMDGPKIPPALRECIALSRELMARRRVEPKDDLVTALVQAQADDPGRVSDDEIVGILFSLVTAGHQTTTYLIGNSVLFLLEQPEQLARLKAEPALWAQAVRELQRLGPLQFTQARFPSEDVELGGVTIPRGTPVAPLLLAANTDPRKFPEPDKLVVDRLSVANEMHLSFGKGIHRCLGQHLAYQEAEVALHGLFTRFPDLALAVPRDEIPWILRPAFTRTKTLPLKLA encoded by the coding sequence ATGGCCATGACCGCCACCGCCAAGCCTTCGGCCAAGCCGGTCGACCTGTTCTCACCGGAAGTGGTCGCCGACCCGTTCGGCTGGTACGCGCGGTTGCGCGAAGAACCGTTGCCGCACACCGGGACGCTGAACCTCGGCACCATGATGGGCGGGCCGGACATGTGGCTGGCCACCCGCTACGAGGACGTGCTCACGGTCCTCACCGACCCGCGCTTCCTCACCAACCCGCCCGCGGACTCGCCCCTGGCCGACATCCGCGACGGCGTCTTCAAGGCGATGAACTTCCCCGAAGACCTCATCCCGTGGATGGCCAACAAGCTCAACACCGCCGACGGCGAGGACCACACCCGGCTGCGCAAGCTGGTCTCGTACGCGCTGACCGCGCGCCGCGTCAACGCGCTGCGGCCGCGCGTCGAGAAGATCACCGAGGACCTGCTCGACCGGATGGCGGAACAGGGCAAGGACGGGTCGCCGGTCGACATCGTCGAGGAGTTCTGCTTCCCGCTGCCGGTGACGGTCATCTGCGAGCTGGTCGGCATCGACGAACCCGACCGCGCGGCCTGGCACGCCTGGGGCAACGCGATGGCGACCATGGACGGGCCGAAGATCCCGCCCGCGCTGCGCGAGTGCATCGCCCTCTCGCGCGAGCTGATGGCCCGACGGCGCGTCGAGCCGAAGGACGACCTGGTCACCGCCCTGGTGCAAGCCCAGGCCGACGACCCGGGCCGGGTGTCCGACGACGAGATCGTCGGCATCCTGTTCAGCCTCGTCACGGCCGGGCACCAGACGACGACCTACCTGATCGGGAACTCGGTGCTCTTCCTGCTCGAGCAGCCGGAGCAGCTCGCGCGGCTGAAGGCCGAGCCGGCGCTGTGGGCGCAGGCCGTGCGCGAGCTGCAGCGCCTGGGCCCGCTGCAGTTCACGCAGGCCCGCTTCCCGTCCGAGGACGTCGAGCTCGGTGGCGTCACGATCCCGCGGGGGACGCCGGTCGCGCCGCTGCTGCTGGCCGCCAACACCGACCCGCGCAAGTTCCCGGAGCCGGACAAGCTGGTCGTCGACCGGCTGAGCGTCGCCAACGAGATGCACCTTTCGTTCGGCAAGGGCATCCACCGCTGCCTGGGCCAGCACCTCGCCTACCAGGAGGCCGAGGTGGCGCTGCACGGGCTGTTCACCCGGTTCCCGGACCTGGCTCTGGCCGTGCCGCGCGACGAGATCCCGTGGATCCTCCGGCCGGCGTTCACCCGGACCAAGACGCTCCCCCTGAAGCTCGCTTAG